The genomic region CAACCCCGGCAAGATCATCCCGGGTGCGGGTGCGGGTGCGGGTGCGGGTGCGGGTGCGGGTGCGGGTGCGGGTGCGGGTGGCGGGCCGGTGGGGGAGTAGTCCCCGGAAGGGCAGTGGGCATGCGCACGATCCTGGTGGTCGGGATCGGAGCCGGGGATCCCGACCAGCTCACGATCCAGGCGGTCAAGGCACTCGGTCGCGCGGAGGTGTTCTTCGTGCTGGACAAGGGCCCGGCCAAGGACGACCTCGTCCGGCTGCGCCGGGAGATCCTCGACCGGCACCTCGGCGCCGGCGACCACCGGGTCGTCGAGGCCCGCGACCCCCGCCGCGACCGCAACCCCGCGGACGCGGCCGCCTACGCCGCCGCCGTCGAGGACTGGCACGACCGCCGCGCCGAGCTCTACGAGCGGATGATCCTCGACGAGCTGTCCGAGGACGGCTGCGGCGCGTTCCTGGTCTGGGGCGACCCGTCGCTGTACGACAGCACGCTGCGCATCGTCGAGCGGGTCGCCGCGCGCGGGCGGGTGGCGTTCGACTACGAGGTGATCCCCGGGATCACCAGCGTGCAGGCGCTGGCCGCGAGCCACCGGGTGGTGCTCAACCGGATCGGCGGCCCCGTCGAGATCACCACCGGTCGGCGCCTCGCCGAGGGATTCCCGGCCGGGGTCGACGACGTCGTCGTCATGCTCGATGCCGACACCACCTTCCGCAGCCTCGACGACCCCGACCTCGACATCTACTGGGGTGCCTACCTCGGCACGCCGGACGAGATGCTCATGCACGGCCGGGTCGCCGACGTCGGCAGCTCCATCGCCCGCACCCGCGCCGACGCCCGCCGCCGCAAGGGCTGGATCATGGACATCTACCTGCTGCGCCGCCGCCCGCCCGGGCCCGGAGCCGGACCCGGACCCGGCCCCGCCGACCATCGCCCGTCCGCCGCACCGGCCGACGCCGACATTCTCGAATAGTGCGGTGCCCCGCCGGGCGAGGAGCGCGCACCACCGCCTGAGCGGCGATCTACTCGCTGCGTACCGGCGTGGGGCCGACGACGGTGTCGACCAGCCCGGTGGCGACGTCGTAGACGAGTCCTGACACCAGGAAGCCCCTGGCGCGGATCTCCCGCTCGATGATGCCGACGTCGACGCGAACCGAGGCGACCGGGTCGCCGACCGCCTTGGCGTCGAGGTCGCGGGCGGGGATCTCGAAGTAGTCGGCGAGCAGCGCCGGGAAGGCGGCCAGGTCCGTCATGCCGCAGTCGGTGTGGTGCAGGATGACCAGATTCCAGTCGCCGGCGGGACGGCCGTCGCGGTCGGCCTGGCCGACCTCGCCGAGCAACGCCATCGTGCGCAGCGTCGCGGGCGTGATCCGCCCGCCGACGTTGCGGATCACGGCGGCCTCGCCCTGTTCGAGGCCCAGCACGCGAGTCGGATCGACGCGGGGGTCGACACAGCAGACGACCATCAGGTTGCCGCTGGGACTGATGCTCGGGTCGGCGCTGAATCCGGCGGCGGCGAACTTCGCGTTACGTCTGGTCAGATCGTCCGCGCTGGTCACGACGCCTCCTCAACCGGCGATGAAGTCGAGCAGCTCCTGGTTGAAGTCCTGCTCGAACCGACCGGTCAGGCCGTGCGGAGCGCCGGGGTGGACCTTCAACGTGGCGTGGGGAATCAGCTTCACCGAGCGGTACGACGAGGCCTCGATCGGCACGATCTGGTCATCGTCGCCGTGCGAGAGGAGGACCGGGACGTCGATCTTCTTCAGATCCTCGGTCAGGTCCGTCTCGGAGAACGCGGCGATGCAGTCGAAGGCACCCTTGACCCCGACCGTCATGCACATCTGCCAGAAGGCGTCGCGGGTTCCCCGGGACACGTTCGCGCCGTCGCGGGTTCCCCGGGACACGTTCGCGCCGTCGCGGTTGTTGCCGTAGAAGGGTTCGCTGAGGTCCCGGTAGAACTGGGCCCGGTCCGCGGACAGCCCCGCGCGCAGTCCGTCGAAGACCGCCATCGGCGCGCCCCCCGGATCACTGTCGGTGCCGAGCAGATGCGGCGCCACCGCGCCCCGCAGCACGGCCCTGGCCACCCGGGAGGAGCCGTGCCGACCCAGATAGCGGGCCACCTCGCCGCCTCCGGTGGAGTGACCGACCAGGACGGCGTCGGTCAGATCGAGGGCCTCGATCACCTGGGCGAGGTCGTCGGCATAGGTGTCCATGTCGTTGCCATCCCAGGTCTGGCTGGACCGGCCGCCGCCACGGCGATCATGGGCGATCCCGCGGTACCCGTGGTCGGCGACGAGCTTGACCTGACTGTCCCAGACGTCGGCGGTCAGCGGCCAGCCGTGGCTGAACACGACCGGCTGGCCGGCGCCCCAGTCCTTGTAGAAGATCTCGGCGCCGTTCCGCGTGGTGATCGTGGGCACGATGATCGTCCTCCCGTCGGCAGGTCTGCGGCGGCGTCCGCCAGGGCGCGGCCGGGCGCGGTCTCGCCGGGGCTGACAGTAAACGTTCCGTAACCACCTGGGTCGGTAGGGCGACACGGTGCGCCGCCGCCACGGCCGGATAGCACCGCGGCCGTCCGTTCACCCGAACGGCCGGCCGGCGCCGGGTCGGCGGGCGGGCGCCGGGTCAGCGGGCGGGCGCGGCGGCGGACTGGCCGGCGGCGGACTGGGCAGCGGCAGCGGACTGGGCAGCGGCGAGGCCGAGCTCGACGTCGACGGGGGCGAAGAACCGGTCGACCTCGGCCGGGTCGACCTCGTCGAGGCTCGCCGGTGACCATCGGGGGTCGCGGTCCTTGTCGACGACCGCCGCCCGGATGCCCTCGACGAGGTCCGCCGTCGCGAGGCTCGCCCCGGCCAGCCGGTACTCCTGGTCGAGCGCCGCCTCCAGGCTCGTCATGGACCGCGCGGCCCGCAGCGCGCGCAGCGTGACGACCAGCGACGTCGGGCACTTGCCGCCGATCTCCGCCGCATCGGCGGTCGCCGCCGGCACGGGGCTCGCCGTGAGCGCCGCGAGGATCTCGGTGACCTTGTCGCCGCGGTAGAGCTCGTCGATCCACGCGCGGTCGGTGGTGAGATGCCCGGGGGGCGGGGTGTGGGCGGTGAAGTCGAAGGCGGCGAGCGCGTCGGCCGGGTCGGGCGCGCGGCGGAGTGCGTCGAGCAGGTCGGGGAGGCGGGCGGCGGGCAGGTAGTGGTCGGCCAGGCCGGCGGTGATCGCGTCGGCGGCGCCGATGCGGGCGGCGGTGAGGGCCAGATGCGTGCCGAGCTCGCCGGGGGCGTGCGACAGCAGCCACGTGCCGCCGACGTCGGGGATGAAGCCGATGCCGACCTCGGGCATGCTCAGTACCGACCGCTCGGTGACGATGCGGACCCCGCCGTGCGCGGAGACGCCGATGCCGCCGCCCATGACGATCCCGTCCATGATCGCGATGTACGGCTTGGGGAACCGGCGGATGCGGGCGTTGAGCCGGTACTCGCCCGCCCAGAACGCCAGCGCCCGCTCGGGTGCCCCGGCGAGCACCGCCTCGCGGATCGCCCGGATGTCCCCGCCGGCGCACAGCCCGCGCTCGCCCGCGCCGTCGAGGACGACGACGGCGACCGTCGGGTCGTCCGCCCAGTCCCGCAGCGCCGCGTCGAGCAGGCCGACCATGGTCGGCGTCAGCGCGTTGATCGCGCGCGGCCGGTTCAGGGTGAGCCGTCCGAGCCGCCCGCCCGGGCCCTCCCGCCGCACCAGCACCTCCGGCTCCGATGCCGTGCCGGACGACGGACCGGTGGGGTGCCCGGCGTGCGCCGATCCGGGTGCCGATCCGGTGAGGGGCTGGGCATCAGCCGCGTGCGGGGACATGGGTGCGCCACCCTTCGAGTCGAGGAACAGCGGAACCGAGAGGATTCCGCCCATCCTGCCGGCCGAGGGCTGCCCACGGTAGGGATCGCCCGTGCGGGTGCCGAGGCAGTCTGTTCACGCAGACGAACATACGTTCGACATTGGGGGTGTGTCGACCTACCGTTGATCCATGGGCTTCGAGGACGATACGGAAGACGGGCCGGCGCCGCCGGCCCGGTTGGCGGTGATCGGCGGGCAGCTCGACGGGTTGCTGTCGGATGCGACCTGGCGGCTGTCGGACGCCGAGTTGGAGGCGTTGATGGAGGGGGTCTGCCGCCTGGTCGGGCGGGTGGCGGCCGCGCGAGGTCGCCTGCTGGTCGAGGCGCAGGTTCGGGGGTTCGCCCTGCGGCAGGGGGCGGTGGACACCGCCGGCTGGTTACGGGACCGGCTGTCCCTCGCGCCCAGAGAGGCGCGCCGGCAGGTCGCCCTCGCCCGTGATGTCCACGAGGTGTGCCAGGCCACCGGCGCGGCTCTGGCCAGCGGCGAGCTCACGGTCGAGCAGCTCACAGTTCGGTTGAGGCACCACCGTTCGATCATGATGCCCACCGGGGTGGAGGACCGAGCAGCCGCCGCAGGTCTGCTTTCTGCCGGTCGGTCAGCCGCGGGGCGCGTGCGAGGAGCCGCGCCACATGATCCTCAACGCGCGAACGGGCCGGGGGCCGCCCGCCCGCCCACCCGTCCGCCGGTGCCGGTCGCTGCGGGACGTGCGTGACGTCCGGGGCTGGTGTCGAGCAGGGACCTTCGGTGCTCATGTCCTGGCCGGCGTCGCGCCGGTCCGGGTCGTTCTCGCCCGGCACGTCGTCGAACAGGGACGGCTGTACTCCCGGCCCGTTCACCGCTGCACCCCGCGGACGCTTCCCGCCCCGACCACCCGTGGTGGTGGACTGTCCGGGCCGCCGCGCCCGGCGTATTGCCAGGCCCGGACGGTGACCGTCGCCGGATCGCCGTCCGGACGGCCGAAGGCGTCGACGAGAGACCGCCCGGACTGTGCGGCGATCATCGTGCGAGCCCAGACGCGCCGTCCGTCGCGCAGGACCGTGAACGTGGTGGAGTAGCGGCGGGCTTTCGTGAGCCAGTGACCTCCGAAGCCCCACTGATGCGACCAGCGCAGCAGCCCCACCGTCCGCGCGGGTAGCCGTCCGGCCGCCTCATCGAGCGCTGCGGCATACCGTTCGTCCGCGCCGAGCTGCCAGCAGGTCTCGACCAGCCGCCGCCCGTGGGCGTTCAGCGGGAGGCGCTCCAGGTGGGCGAGGCTACGCACCGGCCGGTCGAGCATCCCCCCGGCCTGCACACTCTTCGTCAGATACTTCGCCAGGTAGTTCGCAATCCGCCCGGCATCGGTCGAACGGTCCAGGACGATCGGGGAGATGTCGACCTGCGCACCCCAGCGCACCGCCCGCGTTCCGGCCGGATCATCCGGGTCCGGGGCGGGCACCGTCACGTCCGCGAGGACGCCGCGCAGGCAGTCGCCGATCAGGTCCGTGGTCGCCCACGCGGGGGGCGCCGCGATCTGCTCGGGATCCTCAATCCATCCGTCGAGTCGGATCACGGCGTGCAGGTGGACCAGGCCGCGGGCCTGCATTTCCGCCGCCTTCACGAACGTGATCCGCAGCTGACGGCGCAGCCCCGCCACCGTCAGCCCCGCCGACCGGGCCACCGCGGACTCGACGCCGTCCCGGGTCGCCTTCCACAACCGGGGAACGAGACTGTTCCACACCACCGCACCCGGATAGTCGAAGCAGTCCGCGCACAACGGCGACCCGAGCAGCGGATCCCCGTCACCGTGGCGGGCATGACACCCCGCCGCCCGGCCATGCGGACACGTGCCCCGCCGGGGGCGGCACGCCCGCGCCTGCCCGTCCTTGCCGGGCGAGCGGCGGGAATGCACCGGGCCGAAGCTGGGCGCGGTCAGCGTGACGAACAACGCCGGATGACCCGCCACCGTGTCCGGCACCCCGCCGCCACCGGCCAGCCCGGACAGCACAATCCGCCGGGCATCACGCTTGTAAACCTGCGAGCACGCCGGACACACCGACTCCCGCCGATTGTTACACCGCACATGCACCACACCGCCGGGTTGACCAGCGGACGAGAACACCCGCCGAACCTCACCGGAACCCCGATCAACATGATCGGTATGACCGGTCAGGCGAATCGGAGAAGAACAACCACCAGCAACGACGGGAACACCACGAGAGTCGGGAACACCCTGGGGCATAGGGAGATACCGCTTCCAGGCGGACCCGGTCCAGCCCGGCTAACGCCAGGCGGCACACAGGTCAACGGGCAAGGGCGGTCGTTGACGCCCCGAGCCCGGCCAGCTATTGGCAGCCCGTCTTATTGGCGTGACCCGTTCTAAGTAATGGCGATAGCAGTAGCTCAGCCACCCATATCAACGCATCACGACACGCTTGGGTTCCCGCAATGCAGGAAAGCCCCGGGCAGGATGACGGAAGACGACATCCCACCGGGGCGGACGTGACCAGCCGCCACACAAGACGCGGGGCATGGTGAGAGCGAGGCCGTTAGCGCCGTGACGATGTTCGGGAGAAGGAGAAGACTGGCAGCCAGGCCCACGGCCGCCGGTGCGAATGCCCCCTGCCCCCGGCTAGCACCCGCTCTGCGTGAACACGAGCGTGGTGACGAGCCAGGTGCCGTCCTGCCGGGTGAGGTCGGCGGTAATGCACTGGCGGGGCGTCGAGTTGGGCACCTGCTGGCCGGTGCTGCGGACGACCAGTGGCCACAGTGTCCAGTCCTGCACGTCGGTGACTCGTGCCTGCTGCTTCGATCTGCTGGTGACTCGTTCGTGGAGCGCGAAGCCCGGTTTGATCGAGCGGACCCAGCCGTTGGCCACGTAGGCGCGGACCACTTCCTGGGCCCAGGCGAGGGCCTGACCGGTGGCGCGCCGGGTCATGTCCGGATAGGTCGGATCGCCGAGTGTTTGTGCGTTAAGAAACCCCAGCCAGAACTGCTCGTAGGCGTCGTCGATCGGATCCCCGGTGTTCCCGAAGGTCGAGGAAGGACTTGGTGACGGTGAAGCGGCCGGTGGGGGGGTGGTTGCCGCCGTCGAGCTGCTGGCGGTCGGGGTCGGCTCTGGGGTGCTTTCGCTCGCGGAGCAGCCGGTGGCCAGAAGGGTCGCGGCGGCGAGCAGGGCACCCAGAGCCGTCCAGGTGTGGCTGTTCGCGCGCACCGCTTCCTCCCGACATGGTGACCTTGCCCAGGGTCAGCCCTCACCGAAGTGATCGATATCGGTCAATCTAGGCGTATGTACCCGACGCAGAGGGTAGGGGCATGCGTCGTTCCGTGCCAGCCTTATCACTGAGACGCCAGCGCCGACAGGTCGGGCGACGACTCCGCACCCTCCAAGATCGCGCGTTCGACGAACGCGGTGCTGGCCCAGCCCTCCACCGTGCGCAGCCGAATCGGGTGCTGGTCACGAGGATGGAGGACCCCGCTGGAGGGGCAGGGTCCTCCCGATAGTGGCGACGGTCGAGGGGGAGAGGGGTTCCGCCGCCACCAGGTTCGGTCAGCCGGAGCGACCGGCCGCCTGCCACGCCGCATACCGGCCAGCCGGCATGACCTCCCACACCTGCCGGCGCACCCACGGCGCCGCATCCGGAACACCGACCCCCTGCCCCGGATCGGCGAGAACCTCAACGTCGTGGACGACCAGCCGACGGCCATGGGTAGATATCTCAGGTCCGACCGGTTCCTTTCCTGCGAGGACCAGTCCGAACGGCCGGGCGAACACCCCCAGCCGCAATCCGACCGTGAACGCCAACCGGGTAGCGTCCGCGGCGGTGTCCTGGGAGTGGATCGCGACAATCCCCACGTCCGCCATGGCCACCAGGCCCATGGCGACCTCGATCAGCCGGTCGGCCGACACCGGGATGAATTCCGCTTCCACTGGCGCCCAACCCCGGCCCACGTCGTACGACAGCGGCGCCGCGACCAGCAGCCCGTTGCGGTCGGGAACCTCCATGTCGACCAGCGAGTGATACCCGTCGTCCTGCGTCGGCAGAAGGTCGCTCATGGGCCGGTCACCTCCACCGGGAGCGGCAACAGCACCAGCGGCACAATGCGCCAGTCCCCGTAACGGTGTTCCTGCGCGTAGCCTTCCGCCGCCCCAGGCGTCGGGAACGGGCCCACCATCCCCGTCACCACCCGGGCCGAGCCCTGCAACACGGCAACCGACCACAGCACCGGCGCACCGGCCGCCTCACCCATCGCCGGCCGCCGCCTGCCGCGGTTCCGCAGAACCCTCGCGGTGCGGCGCAGAGGCCAGCGCCGTGCGACGCAGCCGCGCGAACTCCCCGCTACGCAGACCGGCGACGAACGCCGCCCACTCCGACAGCTCGAACAGCAACGCCGCCCCCGCCATCGGACCCCGGCCGTGCCGCACCGCCACCCCAGGCCCGGCAAGCCTCGACACCGGCGACCAGCCCGGCACCGCGGCCACCTCCACCGCCCCCGGCCCGGCCCGCGACGACCGCAACCACAGCAGCCGGTCCCGGCCCCAGACCCCCAACTCACACTCGACCCGCGCGAAATGCTCGTCCTCCCAGGCACCCACGCCAGAACCTCCCCTCTCCCGCCGGACGGTGAACGACGGCCCCGGCCGGGGATACGCGGTCAACCCGACCGGAACCGTCACCACAAGTCCAACCCGCAGACCGACAGCACGACAGCGCACCCGCTAGCAGCATCTTTAACCGTGTGTCATGCATGGCCAGCTCTACGTCATGCACGCTGCGGGGAGATGGCACCGGAGCACTCGACCGCCCGGCTCCAACCCGGGTTAGTCATCCATGAGCCATCCGTACGCCATCGCCCAGATCTAGTCATCGATTGAGCCATTTAGCCATGATCCGAATTCGGATTTCGGGTATCCGCGTGGACACGGGGCGGAACCGTTCGTGATCCGTTAGCGTCCTCACCACACGGCGCAACACGGTCACACGGGCAGGGGGCGACGGTGGTAGAGACCGAGCACCCGCAGTGGAACCCGGCCCTGCTCCGGGAACACCGCCACGCCGTCGGCCTGACCATGGAACAGACCGCCGAGAAGATCCGTAACCTGTCCTTCCCCGACGGCACCACACCGCCCGCCGCGACGTTCCAGATGATCGGCCGGCACGAACGCGGCCAGGTCTACCCCGGGATCGGCTACCAGCGCGCCTACGCCGCTCTGTACCGCACCACCCGATCCGCCCTCGGATTCGCCCCGCCCCAGCTCAGCGGCCCGCACCATCCCGCCATCCGCCAGAGTGACCCGTCGCTCACCGGGGACGGGGTGGAAACCCCCGGCCGGCTGGGTCACCATAGGAGAACCGGCGCCGTGCCAGCCAACATCGGCTTGGAACGGCTCTGGCAGCCCGGCACGCTGCCCGCGGTGTTCGAGGAGGTGACCGCCACCCTGACCGCCTCCCCACTCCCACGCCGCCAGTTCCTCACCGTCTCCGGCGTCGCACTGGCCGCCGCCGCCCATGAATGGCTGGTCGCCGACCCCGCGCGGATCTCCGCCGCCCTGGCAGGCCGCCAAGCCGACGCGAGCGTCATCGCCGACCTGAACAGCGGCGTCGATCTCCTCCGCCGCCTCGACGACAAACTCGGTGGCCAGGCCGTCTACGGCATGACCGTCGAACAGCTACGGCTCGCCGTCGGACTCCTCCGCAACGCCAGCTACAGCCAGGCGGACGGAAAAGCGTTGCACGCCATCGCCGCCGAACTGTCCCGCATGGCCGGCTGGACCGCCCAGGACACCGGCGCCCACGGCACCGCCCAACGGTTCTACCTGCTCGGCCTCCGCGCCGCCCACGAAGCCGACAACCCCGGCATCGGCGCGAACATCCTGCGCTGCATGGCCGAACAGGCATGCGGACGGGGCGACCCCCGCACCGGCGTCGAACTCCTCCGCTCAGCCCGAGCCGGCGCACGCGGACGGCTCACCGCCACCGAAAACGCCATCCTCGCCGGACAACTCGCCGTCGCCCACGGTCGCGCCCAGGATCGGCAGGCAGCCCGGAGCGCCGCCGACGAAGCCCGCGACCACATCGCGCAGGCCCGGCCCGACGAGGACCCACCCCACGTCTACTGGGTATCCGCCCACCACATCACCTACCAAACCGGCGTCTCTATGATCTTCAGTGGTGACCCCGCCGCCGCAATCCCGCACGTCCGCTCCGCCATCGACCATGTCGACCCGGATATGCCCCGTGACCTACTGGAATTTCAGGCAAGCCTTGCCGTGGCCCACGCCAGAGCCGGAGACCCCGACGCCGCGGTCCGTCTCGCGCACGACGCGATCGACGCGACGTCCCTGACGTCCTCCGCCCTCTTCGGCGACAGCTTCGCCGAAGTCTGCCGAGAGGTACACGCCGCCGGCCATCCCGGTGCGAAGGACCTAGCCGAACACCTCCGAGCAGCCACCGGAGCCACAAGCGTCTGACCGGCACAAACAGGAACAGAAGATCCATCGCAGACTTTATATGCGGGTTTCAAGGGCGGCCCTTCGGGCCGCCGCGCCGCACACGCCGCGCTCGACGCACCCGCCGTGCCGGCAGGGTCGCCGCACCACGACGGGGCCCCGCCTCCCTCCGGTCGGCACCCCGCCGGGGCGTCGCCCCCGCAGGCCCGTCGGAGCGTCGGCCCGTCGGAGCGTCGCCATCAGACTTGGCTACGCTACGTCACAACATCGGGGTAACATTCTGTGACCACCGTCGCGATGTGGGGACGCCGCCTACCTAGTAGGAACCGGGTAGGGGTTCATGATCCGTCAGGATCAAGCCTGTAGTACGAGGTACGCCGTCAACATCGGTCTCCCAACCGGTCACTGTCGATGACTGCCGATGCTGTGGTTGAGTCATATACTGACGTTGTCTGTAGCCGCAGACAGCGAAGGAGCCTCCCAGGCACGCGGGTCAAGGCACACCTGAGAGGCCCCGGGGCACCTAGCGCGACCGGTGGGCAAACCAGACACGCGCTACGAGCCCTAGCATGGCTGCCGAGACCTCCGCGATGTTTGCGGAGGTATCTCGGCCCATGGTCCGGAGGGCGATCCCCGAGAAGGTCAGCCAGGACTGTACGTCCAGGACTAGCCTTTCAAGATCGTCTTCCGGTGGAGGTGGGTCGTCCACCTTTCCCCCTGCGTCCGTCGGATATTGATCCTTTTGGGATCTCACCGGCCGTCGGCCGGGCCCGTACCTACGGCCGGCTGGTGACGAACGCGATGGATGAGGCACCTTGCCACGCTCCGTGCGCCATTCTAGCCATTGCGCAGCGTCCTAGATCTGCCACCGCACAACAAACAGTCACAGGCGCGGGACGGCTCGCGGTCGCCGTTTGAACCACGGGGCGCTGCCCCGGACCCCGGCCCTCTCTCTGGAGGAGGGGAGGGGCCGCCGGTTGCGTGGGCAGCGGGGTGGGTGACGTCCGCTGATCGCCTCCGCCGCCCGGTCCCCGGAGGGCTACCCCGGAACCTCCCGCCCGCGCAAGGGACGCACAGCGCCCAGCACGGGATGGGTGTCGTTGGCGCCCTTGCCCGGTCGGGAGAACCCGGGGTAGGGCTGCGCCGCCCGACCGACGGAGGAGATCAGCTCAGCCCGAGGACTGTGCAGGGCAGCAGTTCACCGGACCTCCCATGCCCCCGACCGCCCGCAGGCCCGAGGGTCGGCATGGTCGAGCCGCCGGCATCGGCGAGCACCCCGGCAGCCCCGCGGACGGGTCACCGGGCCCGGACATGACAACGGCCGGTAACCCCAGCAGGGTTACCGGCCGTCCGAAGCGCCGTTGGCGTCTACCTGTTCTGCTGCTTCCCACCGGGCCAGCCGTTGACGTGCGAGGCGTACCACTGGCTTGCCATCGTCGCCGACACGGTCACCGAGTCCCACCACCGCGCCGCCACGTCATACGGCATGTCCGACGCCACACTCACCCGCACCCCCGCCGGAAGGATCAACGTCGGCCGCGACACCGAGAACCGCGGACCCGCCGCCGGAAGATGCACATCCGCCGCCTCTCCCGGATGCGCGTGAAGATCCACACCGACCGTTGACCGGCCACCCCACCGATCCGCACCTCTGGCATCATGCTCACGGGTTCCTCTCCTGTTCACTCAGGATTGGGATCAAGGCCCGGGGCTGGTGCTGGTAACACCGTCCCGGGCCGCCTATTTCTTGCCTCTCCCCGCATGGTCGTTCCTCGCGGGAATGTCGTGGGCGACGCCGCTACGCCGCAGCCGCAGCCGGGAAACGTTCCGGGTGCGGAATCACGTCGATGGACTCTTCCCCCGCATGCCCACCCTTACTGGTAGGTAGAACCGTGACCTTGCACAGGTAGTCGACGATGCTGCGCCGCCGGTCCAACGGCAGACCCGGGAAATTCTCCGCCGTCACCCCGTGCAACGCCGAGGGCAGAGCCGTCAGTTTCTCATCCCGTTCCAGGTCTTCGAGATTCCCGCGCAACCGGGCCAGGTTCCGCTTCAACCCGTCCACGGAAACATCCTTCAGATCATCGGTGGGATCACCGACAAGGGCGTCTTCGACCTGACTGATACGCAGCCGGACCTCATCGGCGCGGGCCCGCAGGTCATGCGTGGGAACCGCGATGTCCGGCACGTCGAATGTCACTCCATCCCGGGCCAGCCAGCCGACCACGAACCGGGTCACCACATCGTCGACGAGATCACCGCGGCGCCGCAGGTGATTCGCCGACGCGCACCGGTACATCCGCGCCCCGGCACGGTTCCCACCCGCACGCATCACCTTCCCGCACCGGCCGCACAGCGCAATCCCGGACACCAACCGGTTCGGCTTGTTTCCCGATGCTGTACGGCGCGCCGGGTCCGTCAGCACCGCCCGGCACAGCTCCCACCGGGGCATGCTCACGATCGCCGGCCACGCCGCCGGGCCCAGGACCCGGCCCTGATGCACCCGCAGCCCGGCGATCCGTCCGCCGATCAGCACCTTCCGTAGCACCGTGACCGACCAGGGGACCCCGGTCGACGTCGCCACCTGGGCATCGTTCAACTCGCCCACCAGCGCCCGCAGCGTACGGCCCGCGATCACTCCGCCCATCGCCCAGCGGATCACTTCCGCCTCATCCGGGCGGACCGTCATCCCGTCAGGCTCATAACCGAACGGACGCCGCATGCCCCCATGCGGCAAACCCGCCTCAGCGTTCTGCAACATCTTCCGCCGGATCCGGTCCGACCGATGTTCCGACTCGTAACGCGCCAACCCCCCGAGAATCCGAGCATGCAACCGGCCCTCACCGGTCGACAGGTCAACCCGACCGCCCTTGACCGTCTCGATACGCAACCCGGTCTGATTCGCCAAATCGACGATCTCTTCGAGTTCCTTCGGGTTACGGGTCAACCGGTCCACATGCCAGATGAGGAGAACGTTCCACCGGCCCGACGCGATCCCGGACAGCACCTCCTCATACCCCGGACGCCGCTTCCGCGAATACGCCGACACATCGTTGTCCGTCACGACCTCCGGACGCGGCATCCCCAGACGATCCGCCACATCGTTCAAGTCCGCAGTCTGACGGGCAACCCCCAGACCCGCGCCCTCCCGATCCAACGAGATACGCACATACCCCACCGGACGCAACAGCCCGATATTTGAACCAGCAGAGACGAAAGGATCAGTAATCGTCATAGGACTATTCTAAAACGAGCTGTGCCTTAATTGAACTATGAGACACGCGGTGGTCATCTGCCAGGCGATACGGTCCCTGCCTGCCGGGGTGACCCGCATCTGCGGCGGACCACGAGACGTTGATCGACGCGTTGCGGGGCCCGCTCGGGCTTGCCGACGGCTGACGCACGTCGCAGGGGTCAGACGACGGCGCGTTTTTCGGGGAAGTGGCAGGCGACCTGGTGGCCGGGGGCGCGTGCGAGCAGGGGCGGGGCCTCGGTGCGGCAGATCTCCTGGGCCTTCCAGCAGCGGGGGTGGAAGCGGCAGGCCACCGGCGGGTTCAGCGGGCTGGGCACCTCGTCGCGCAGGCGGATGCGTTCGCGGCGGCGGACGCTGGCGGGGTCGGGGATCGGCACCGCGGACAGCAGCGCGTGCGTGTAGGGGTGCAGCGCGCCGGAGAACAGGTC from Frankia alni ACN14a harbors:
- a CDS encoding DUF397 domain-containing protein; translated protein: MGAWEDEHFARVECELGVWGRDRLLWLRSSRAGPGAVEVAAVPGWSPVSRLAGPGVAVRHGRGPMAGAALLFELSEWAAFVAGLRSGEFARLRRTALASAPHREGSAEPRQAAAGDG
- a CDS encoding recombinase family protein, which translates into the protein MTITDPFVSAGSNIGLLRPVGYVRISLDREGAGLGVARQTADLNDVADRLGMPRPEVVTDNDVSAYSRKRRPGYEEVLSGIASGRWNVLLIWHVDRLTRNPKELEEIVDLANQTGLRIETVKGGRVDLSTGEGRLHARILGGLARYESEHRSDRIRRKMLQNAEAGLPHGGMRRPFGYEPDGMTVRPDEAEVIRWAMGGVIAGRTLRALVGELNDAQVATSTGVPWSVTVLRKVLIGGRIAGLRVHQGRVLGPAAWPAIVSMPRWELCRAVLTDPARRTASGNKPNRLVSGIALCGRCGKVMRAGGNRAGARMYRCASANHLRRRGDLVDDVVTRFVVGWLARDGVTFDVPDIAVPTHDLRARADEVRLRISQVEDALVGDPTDDLKDVSVDGLKRNLARLRGNLEDLERDEKLTALPSALHGVTAENFPGLPLDRRRSIVDYLCKVTVLPTSKGGHAGEESIDVIPHPERFPAAAAA